From a region of the Oryza sativa Japonica Group chromosome 6, ASM3414082v1 genome:
- the LOC4339839 gene encoding U-box domain-containing protein 12 isoform X2: MPKRVADEIAALPEPRGPLRRPCADLSRRVRLLAPLLDHLPASSSSSSSTPLADALGAARDLLRKTRDGSKIDQAMRGDAFLDEFAGVNRQIHLALDALPYNTFHMPQEVQEQVALVHSQFQRASTRTDPPDTQLSMDLAWALTDNPSDPALLTRISHKLQLHTMADMKNESIALHNMVISTAGEPDGCVDQMSSLLKKLKDCVVTEDHANDALTTRSASIKHRSPIIPDEFRCPISLELMQDPVIVSSGQTYERSCIQKWLDSGHKTCPKTQQPLSHTSLTPNFVLKSLISQWCEANGIELPKNKQNSRDKKAAKSSDYDHAGLVSLMNRLRSGNQDEQRAAAGEIRLLAKRNVNNRICIAEAGAIPLLVNLLSSSDPRTQEHAVTALLNLSIHENNKASIVDSHAIPKIVEVLKTGSMETRENAAATLFSLSVVDENKGNKVRAVKAGIVIHLMNFLVDPTGGMIDEALSLLSILAGNPEGKIVIARSEPIPPLVEVIKTGSPRNRENAAAILWLLCSADTEQTLAAKAAGVEDALKELSETGTDRAKRKASSILELMHQANEA, translated from the exons AGCCGCGTGGGCCCCTGCGCCGCCCctgcgccgacctctcccgccgcgtccgcctcctCGCCCCGCTGCTCGACcacctccccgcctcctcctcctcctcctcgagtaCTCCCCTCGCCGACGCCCTCGGGGCCGCGCGAGACCTCCTCCGCAAGACCCGCGACGGCAGTAAGATCGACCAG GCCATGCGAGGGGATGCGTTCCTGGACGAATTTGCAGGCGTCAACAGGCAGATTCACCTCGCCTTGGATGCCTTGCCCTACAACACCTTCCACATGCCCCAAGAGGTCCAAGAGCAG GTCGCGCTCGTCCACTCCCAGTTCCAACGAGCCTCCACAAGGACGGATCCCCCGGATACACAGCTTTCCATGGATCTTGCTTGGGCTCTTACCGACAACCCTTCCGACCCCGCCCTTCTCACCAGGATCTCTCACAAGCTGCAGCTGCACACCATGGCTGACATGAAGAACGAGTCCATCGCCCTTCATAACATGGTCATTTCCACTGCCGGAGAACCTGATGGCTGTGTCGACCAAATGTCTTCCCTGCTCAAGAAGCTCAAAGACTGCGTCGTCACTGAAGATCATGCCAACGATGCCCTCACCACTAGGTCTGCCTCCATTAAGCATAGGTCTCCTATCATCCCAGACGAGTTTAGGTGCCCCATATCCCTCGAGCTCATGCAGGACCCTGTCATTGTGTCCAGCGGCCAG aCATATGAGCGATCCTGCATCCAAAAGTGGCTTGATTCTGGCCACAAGACCTGCCCTAAGACGCAGCAGCCACTCTCGCATACTTCTCTCACCCCAAACTTTGTCCTCAAAAGCCTCATCTCACAATGGTGCGAAGCTAATGGTATTGAGCTTCCCAAGAACAAACAGAATTCCCGTGATAAGAAGGCGGCAAAAAGTTCCGACTATGACCATGCTGGTCTAGTCTCGCTGATGAACAGGCTCAGGAGTGGGAACCAAGATGAGCAGCGGGCAGCTGCAGGTGAGATACGACTGCTTGCCAAGAGAAATGTCAACAACCGGATATGCATCGCTGAGGCAGGAGCCATCCCCTTGCTGGTCAATCTGCTCTCCTCTTCAGATCCACGAACACAGGAACATGCAGTGACAGCACTCCTGAACCTCTCCATTCATGAGAACAACAAGGCAAGCATCGTGGACTCTCATGCTATCCCTAAGATAGTGGAAGTGCTGAAAACTGGGAGCATGGAAACCAGAGAGAATGCAGCAGCCACACTATTCAGCTTATCAGTTGTTGATGAGAACAAG GGAAACAAGGTCCGGGCAGTGAAAGCTGGAATCGTCATCCATCTGATGAACTTCTTGGTGGATCCTACAGGGGGAATGATTGACGAGGCACTTAGTCTTCTGTCAATTCTTGCAGGCAACCCAGAAGGCAAGATTGTAATTGCGCGGTCAGAACCAATTCCTCCACTTGTTGAGGTTATCAAAACAGGGTCTCCTCGCAATAGGGAGAACGCTGCAGCCATTCTATGGTTGCTCTGTTCTGCTGATACTGAGCAGACATTGGCTGCAAAGGCAGCTGGAGTGGAGGATGCACTCAAGGAGCTGTCAGAAACTGGAACAGATCGTGCAAAGAGGAAAGCTTCTAGCATCCTCGAACTCATGCACCAAGCAAATGAGGCATGA
- the LOC124625845 gene encoding uncharacterized protein LOC124625845 isoform 2 (isoform 2 is encoded by transcript variant 2), protein MGHIGEAGGGAVVMGCKVLPMWRESGGMVDGARKTMVHGKKAVARVKELLRRAAQPRSPHPHPQATGASRWKVMSFQARDSSNSKAGNDSTSKLSFKWDAGSCSSASSSAMYSPLSAVSAPAKAPSSQQQLRPWSTVPDDGEQRMAQWITTDSDFVVLEL, encoded by the exons ATGGGTCACATTggcgaggctggcggcggcgctgttgTCATGGGCTGCAAGGTGCTGCCGATGTGGAGGGAGAGCGGCGGCATGGTGGatggcgcgaggaagacgatggTGCATGGCAAGAAAGCTGTCGCTCGGGTGAAGGAGCTCCTCAGGCGGGCTGCTCAGCCCAGGTCCCCTCACCCTCACCCTCAGGCCACTGGCGCCAGCAGGTGGAAG GTTATGAGCTTCCAGGCGAGGGATAGCAGCAACAGCAAAGCAGGCAACGACAGCACGAGCAAGCTGAGTTTCAAGTGGGACGCGGGTAGCTGCTCGTCTGCATCATCGTCGGCTATGTATTCCCCGCTGTCAGCCGTGTCCGCGCCGGCGAAGGCGCCGTCGAGCCAGCAGCAGCTGCGGCCTTGGTCCACTGTCCCTGATGATGGCGAGCAGCGGATGGCGCAGTGGATCACCACCGATTCAGACT TTGTGGTGCTGGAGCTGTGA
- the LOC4339839 gene encoding U-box domain-containing protein 12 encodes MPKRVADEIAALPEPRGPLRRPCADLSRRVRLLAPLLDHLPASSSSSSSTPLADALGAARDLLRKTRDGSKIDQAMRGDAFLDEFAGVNRQIHLALDALPYNTFHMPQEVQEQVALVHSQFQRASTRTDPPDTQLSMDLAWALTDNPSDPALLTRISHKLQLHTMADMKNESIALHNMVISTAGEPDGCVDQMSSLLKKLKDCVVTEDHANDALTTRSASIKHRSPIIPDEFRCPISLELMQDPVIVSSGQTYERSCIQKWLDSGHKTCPKTQQPLSHTSLTPNFVLKSLISQWCEANGIELPKNKQNSRDKKAAKSSDYDHAGLVSLMNRLRSGNQDEQRAAAGEIRLLAKRNVNNRICIAEAGAIPLLVNLLSSSDPRTQEHAVTALLNLSIHENNKASIVDSHAIPKIVEVLKTGSMETRENAAATLFSLSVVDENKVTIGAAGAIPPLINLLCDGSPRGKKDAATAIFNLCIYQGNKVRAVKAGIVIHLMNFLVDPTGGMIDEALSLLSILAGNPEGKIVIARSEPIPPLVEVIKTGSPRNRENAAAILWLLCSADTEQTLAAKAAGVEDALKELSETGTDRAKRKASSILELMHQANEA; translated from the exons AGCCGCGTGGGCCCCTGCGCCGCCCctgcgccgacctctcccgccgcgtccgcctcctCGCCCCGCTGCTCGACcacctccccgcctcctcctcctcctcctcgagtaCTCCCCTCGCCGACGCCCTCGGGGCCGCGCGAGACCTCCTCCGCAAGACCCGCGACGGCAGTAAGATCGACCAG GCCATGCGAGGGGATGCGTTCCTGGACGAATTTGCAGGCGTCAACAGGCAGATTCACCTCGCCTTGGATGCCTTGCCCTACAACACCTTCCACATGCCCCAAGAGGTCCAAGAGCAG GTCGCGCTCGTCCACTCCCAGTTCCAACGAGCCTCCACAAGGACGGATCCCCCGGATACACAGCTTTCCATGGATCTTGCTTGGGCTCTTACCGACAACCCTTCCGACCCCGCCCTTCTCACCAGGATCTCTCACAAGCTGCAGCTGCACACCATGGCTGACATGAAGAACGAGTCCATCGCCCTTCATAACATGGTCATTTCCACTGCCGGAGAACCTGATGGCTGTGTCGACCAAATGTCTTCCCTGCTCAAGAAGCTCAAAGACTGCGTCGTCACTGAAGATCATGCCAACGATGCCCTCACCACTAGGTCTGCCTCCATTAAGCATAGGTCTCCTATCATCCCAGACGAGTTTAGGTGCCCCATATCCCTCGAGCTCATGCAGGACCCTGTCATTGTGTCCAGCGGCCAG aCATATGAGCGATCCTGCATCCAAAAGTGGCTTGATTCTGGCCACAAGACCTGCCCTAAGACGCAGCAGCCACTCTCGCATACTTCTCTCACCCCAAACTTTGTCCTCAAAAGCCTCATCTCACAATGGTGCGAAGCTAATGGTATTGAGCTTCCCAAGAACAAACAGAATTCCCGTGATAAGAAGGCGGCAAAAAGTTCCGACTATGACCATGCTGGTCTAGTCTCGCTGATGAACAGGCTCAGGAGTGGGAACCAAGATGAGCAGCGGGCAGCTGCAGGTGAGATACGACTGCTTGCCAAGAGAAATGTCAACAACCGGATATGCATCGCTGAGGCAGGAGCCATCCCCTTGCTGGTCAATCTGCTCTCCTCTTCAGATCCACGAACACAGGAACATGCAGTGACAGCACTCCTGAACCTCTCCATTCATGAGAACAACAAGGCAAGCATCGTGGACTCTCATGCTATCCCTAAGATAGTGGAAGTGCTGAAAACTGGGAGCATGGAAACCAGAGAGAATGCAGCAGCCACACTATTCAGCTTATCAGTTGTTGATGAGAACAAGGTAACTATTGGCGCCGCTGGTGCAATCCCTCCACTCATCAACCTTCTGTGCGATGGGAGCCCAAGAGGCAAGAAAGATGCTGCGACGGCAATTTTTAACCTGTGCATATATCAGGGAAACAAGGTCCGGGCAGTGAAAGCTGGAATCGTCATCCATCTGATGAACTTCTTGGTGGATCCTACAGGGGGAATGATTGACGAGGCACTTAGTCTTCTGTCAATTCTTGCAGGCAACCCAGAAGGCAAGATTGTAATTGCGCGGTCAGAACCAATTCCTCCACTTGTTGAGGTTATCAAAACAGGGTCTCCTCGCAATAGGGAGAACGCTGCAGCCATTCTATGGTTGCTCTGTTCTGCTGATACTGAGCAGACATTGGCTGCAAAGGCAGCTGGAGTGGAGGATGCACTCAAGGAGCTGTCAGAAACTGGAACAGATCGTGCAAAGAGGAAAGCTTCTAGCATCCTCGAACTCATGCACCAAGCAAATGAGGCATGA
- the LOC124625845 gene encoding uncharacterized protein LOC124625845 isoform 1 (isoform 1 is encoded by transcript variant 1), whose amino-acid sequence MGHIGEAGGGAVVMGCKVLPMWRESGGMVDGARKTMVHGKKAVARVKELLRRAAQPRSPHPHPQATGASRWKKVMSFQARDSSNSKAGNDSTSKLSFKWDAGSCSSASSSAMYSPLSAVSAPAKAPSSQQQLRPWSTVPDDGEQRMAQWITTDSDFVVLEL is encoded by the exons ATGGGTCACATTggcgaggctggcggcggcgctgttgTCATGGGCTGCAAGGTGCTGCCGATGTGGAGGGAGAGCGGCGGCATGGTGGatggcgcgaggaagacgatggTGCATGGCAAGAAAGCTGTCGCTCGGGTGAAGGAGCTCCTCAGGCGGGCTGCTCAGCCCAGGTCCCCTCACCCTCACCCTCAGGCCACTGGCGCCAGCAGGTGGAAG AAGGTTATGAGCTTCCAGGCGAGGGATAGCAGCAACAGCAAAGCAGGCAACGACAGCACGAGCAAGCTGAGTTTCAAGTGGGACGCGGGTAGCTGCTCGTCTGCATCATCGTCGGCTATGTATTCCCCGCTGTCAGCCGTGTCCGCGCCGGCGAAGGCGCCGTCGAGCCAGCAGCAGCTGCGGCCTTGGTCCACTGTCCCTGATGATGGCGAGCAGCGGATGGCGCAGTGGATCACCACCGATTCAGACT TTGTGGTGCTGGAGCTGTGA
- the LOC4339839 gene encoding U-box domain-containing protein 12 isoform X3, whose protein sequence is MRGDAFLDEFAGVNRQIHLALDALPYNTFHMPQEVQEQVALVHSQFQRASTRTDPPDTQLSMDLAWALTDNPSDPALLTRISHKLQLHTMADMKNESIALHNMVISTAGEPDGCVDQMSSLLKKLKDCVVTEDHANDALTTRSASIKHRSPIIPDEFRCPISLELMQDPVIVSSGQTYERSCIQKWLDSGHKTCPKTQQPLSHTSLTPNFVLKSLISQWCEANGIELPKNKQNSRDKKAAKSSDYDHAGLVSLMNRLRSGNQDEQRAAAGEIRLLAKRNVNNRICIAEAGAIPLLVNLLSSSDPRTQEHAVTALLNLSIHENNKASIVDSHAIPKIVEVLKTGSMETRENAAATLFSLSVVDENKVTIGAAGAIPPLINLLCDGSPRGKKDAATAIFNLCIYQGNKVRAVKAGIVIHLMNFLVDPTGGMIDEALSLLSILAGNPEGKIVIARSEPIPPLVEVIKTGSPRNRENAAAILWLLCSADTEQTLAAKAAGVEDALKELSETGTDRAKRKASSILELMHQANEDSLKGNGH, encoded by the exons ATGCGAGGGGATGCGTTCCTGGACGAATTTGCAGGCGTCAACAGGCAGATTCACCTCGCCTTGGATGCCTTGCCCTACAACACCTTCCACATGCCCCAAGAGGTCCAAGAGCAG GTCGCGCTCGTCCACTCCCAGTTCCAACGAGCCTCCACAAGGACGGATCCCCCGGATACACAGCTTTCCATGGATCTTGCTTGGGCTCTTACCGACAACCCTTCCGACCCCGCCCTTCTCACCAGGATCTCTCACAAGCTGCAGCTGCACACCATGGCTGACATGAAGAACGAGTCCATCGCCCTTCATAACATGGTCATTTCCACTGCCGGAGAACCTGATGGCTGTGTCGACCAAATGTCTTCCCTGCTCAAGAAGCTCAAAGACTGCGTCGTCACTGAAGATCATGCCAACGATGCCCTCACCACTAGGTCTGCCTCCATTAAGCATAGGTCTCCTATCATCCCAGACGAGTTTAGGTGCCCCATATCCCTCGAGCTCATGCAGGACCCTGTCATTGTGTCCAGCGGCCAG aCATATGAGCGATCCTGCATCCAAAAGTGGCTTGATTCTGGCCACAAGACCTGCCCTAAGACGCAGCAGCCACTCTCGCATACTTCTCTCACCCCAAACTTTGTCCTCAAAAGCCTCATCTCACAATGGTGCGAAGCTAATGGTATTGAGCTTCCCAAGAACAAACAGAATTCCCGTGATAAGAAGGCGGCAAAAAGTTCCGACTATGACCATGCTGGTCTAGTCTCGCTGATGAACAGGCTCAGGAGTGGGAACCAAGATGAGCAGCGGGCAGCTGCAGGTGAGATACGACTGCTTGCCAAGAGAAATGTCAACAACCGGATATGCATCGCTGAGGCAGGAGCCATCCCCTTGCTGGTCAATCTGCTCTCCTCTTCAGATCCACGAACACAGGAACATGCAGTGACAGCACTCCTGAACCTCTCCATTCATGAGAACAACAAGGCAAGCATCGTGGACTCTCATGCTATCCCTAAGATAGTGGAAGTGCTGAAAACTGGGAGCATGGAAACCAGAGAGAATGCAGCAGCCACACTATTCAGCTTATCAGTTGTTGATGAGAACAAGGTAACTATTGGCGCCGCTGGTGCAATCCCTCCACTCATCAACCTTCTGTGCGATGGGAGCCCAAGAGGCAAGAAAGATGCTGCGACGGCAATTTTTAACCTGTGCATATATCAGGGAAACAAGGTCCGGGCAGTGAAAGCTGGAATCGTCATCCATCTGATGAACTTCTTGGTGGATCCTACAGGGGGAATGATTGACGAGGCACTTAGTCTTCTGTCAATTCTTGCAGGCAACCCAGAAGGCAAGATTGTAATTGCGCGGTCAGAACCAATTCCTCCACTTGTTGAGGTTATCAAAACAGGGTCTCCTCGCAATAGGGAGAACGCTGCAGCCATTCTATGGTTGCTCTGTTCTGCTGATACTGAGCAGACATTGGCTGCAAAGGCAGCTGGAGTGGAGGATGCACTCAAGGAGCTGTCAGAAACTGGAACAGATCGTGCAAAGAGGAAAGCTTCTAGCATCCTCGAACTCATGCACCAAGCAAATGAG GATTCTTTGAAGGGAAATGGACACTGA